In Chitinispirillales bacterium ANBcel5, a single genomic region encodes these proteins:
- a CDS encoding TonB-dependent receptor — protein sequence MNSKLLLRRIVLFCVAIGFPLFAQTQLPQIDVVGEKEDESEKITGSYETVEQETLEKTKPLSTQDALRQVTGINVVETDGHGFYPRIGIRGLNPDMSKKVLLLEDGAPVQLGPFIDPAAYYNPPIERMERIEVLKGSSSLRYGPSTIGGAINYVTRKPKPGRNALFSLSAGNNDYLSLLGEYGDMWGNSLGSISVLHKRGGGFREMPFRLTDVLLKWGTGLGEDHYLGIKGTFYDHVSNHTYLGLTEREFEENHLLNRAQNDDMFVRRYSVDLNHEYVIADNLIWNTLFYWNNATRDWWREDFAFSSLDTVDAYGASVEAGNNFMRNSVGGRLREFNVMGIDSRVELEYQLLGMENSASFGFRPHFEWMENRRVNNQESATARDGDLAQHDKRRVKALAFYGLNRVDLGNSFTLTPGLRVEYYNYNRNILRWGDTRVDTEKVHSNTVLIPGGGFVYRAMPQAHIFGGVHRGFAPPRVADAIDNSGVDVELDAERSINYELGVRGTVGGLQYELAGFRYDFDNQIVQASEAGGAAAGNYTNAGKTLNQGIEAGIKVNPLDPLSIDVNYTWISVAEFTTTLLNNSGDTVYHEGNRLPYSPNHLANLRLGYYLGPVHLGVTYSYVGKQYSDFANTEEGSPNGRSGALPAYSLLNADITWNINNSVDVYGNVKNILDEKYISSRAPRGIFPGLSRTIRMGTKVAF from the coding sequence ATGAATTCAAAACTGTTATTAAGAAGGATTGTTCTTTTCTGCGTTGCCATTGGTTTTCCCTTGTTCGCCCAAACTCAATTACCCCAAATAGACGTAGTTGGTGAAAAGGAGGATGAGTCGGAAAAGATAACCGGTTCCTACGAAACAGTAGAACAAGAGACGCTTGAAAAGACAAAACCGCTCAGTACACAGGATGCACTTCGCCAGGTTACCGGAATAAACGTGGTTGAAACCGATGGACATGGTTTCTATCCACGAATCGGAATCAGGGGACTTAATCCGGACATGAGCAAAAAAGTGCTGCTTTTGGAAGACGGGGCCCCGGTTCAGCTTGGACCATTTATCGATCCTGCAGCGTATTACAACCCACCAATTGAGCGAATGGAGCGCATAGAAGTGCTTAAGGGCAGCAGCTCACTTCGCTATGGTCCTTCCACCATAGGAGGTGCAATCAACTATGTTACACGCAAGCCTAAACCGGGACGCAATGCCCTTTTCTCTCTTTCTGCCGGCAACAATGACTACTTGTCGTTACTGGGTGAGTACGGGGATATGTGGGGAAACTCACTTGGCTCTATATCAGTTTTGCATAAACGGGGTGGTGGTTTCAGAGAAATGCCTTTTAGATTAACAGATGTACTCTTGAAGTGGGGTACTGGATTAGGCGAGGACCACTATTTAGGTATTAAGGGAACTTTTTATGACCATGTTTCTAACCATACCTATCTGGGTTTAACGGAGCGGGAGTTTGAAGAAAACCACCTGCTTAACCGTGCTCAAAACGACGATATGTTTGTCCGCCGTTACTCTGTGGATCTAAATCATGAGTATGTGATAGCTGATAATCTGATCTGGAACACTCTTTTTTACTGGAACAACGCAACAAGAGACTGGTGGCGCGAGGACTTTGCCTTTTCTTCTTTAGACACTGTAGATGCTTACGGGGCATCTGTTGAAGCGGGTAACAATTTTATGCGCAATTCAGTTGGCGGCCGTCTGCGTGAGTTTAATGTTATGGGTATAGACAGTCGTGTTGAACTGGAGTACCAACTTTTGGGAATGGAAAATTCCGCAAGTTTTGGATTTCGCCCTCACTTTGAGTGGATGGAAAACCGCAGAGTTAACAACCAGGAAAGTGCAACTGCCAGAGACGGGGATTTGGCACAACACGACAAACGAAGAGTTAAGGCACTTGCTTTCTATGGACTTAACAGAGTAGATCTGGGTAATTCTTTCACTCTAACACCGGGTTTAAGAGTAGAGTATTATAACTATAACAGAAACATACTACGGTGGGGTGATACCCGGGTCGACACCGAGAAAGTCCACAGTAACACAGTGTTGATTCCCGGAGGAGGGTTTGTGTATCGCGCTATGCCACAGGCCCACATTTTTGGAGGGGTTCATCGGGGATTTGCGCCACCAAGAGTAGCTGATGCAATAGATAATAGTGGTGTTGATGTTGAGCTGGATGCAGAACGCAGCATTAACTACGAACTTGGTGTCAGAGGTACAGTAGGTGGCTTGCAGTATGAGCTTGCAGGATTTAGATATGATTTTGATAATCAAATTGTTCAGGCCAGTGAAGCGGGCGGTGCAGCGGCTGGTAATTACACCAATGCCGGTAAAACACTCAACCAGGGTATTGAGGCAGGGATAAAGGTTAATCCTTTAGACCCTCTGTCAATAGATGTTAACTATACCTGGATTTCGGTTGCAGAGTTTACCACTACCCTGTTAAATAATTCAGGTGATACAGTTTACCATGAGGGTAATCGTTTACCGTACTCACCAAATCATCTGGCAAATCTACGGCTTGGATATTATCTTGGCCCTGTACATCTGGGTGTAACATACAGCTATGTAGGTAAACAGTACTCAGATTTTGCCAACACAGAAGAGGGCTCACCAAATGGAAGAAGCGGTGCTTTGCCGGCCTACTCTCTTTTGAATGCGGATATTACCTGGAATATCAACAACTCTGTAGATGTGTATGGAAACGTAAAGAATATTTTGGATGAAAAATACATATCTTCCAGAGCACCCAGGGGTATATTTCCCGGCTTAAGCAGAACAATTCGCATGGGAACGAAGGTAGCGTTTTAG